From the genome of Glycine max cultivar Williams 82 chromosome 2, Glycine_max_v4.0, whole genome shotgun sequence, one region includes:
- the LOC100306300 gene encoding uncharacterized protein, with protein sequence MVSRVHKRTAVYRRIQQLRSITNSHARRKTSVILDASKYIRGLKQKLQELNQLAVAATQKDIEYGPMPMLKVEQQEEGYLIKVLSQRSCQGLLAFILEAFERLGLVVLQARASCVESFCLEAFGIKESNEDTRLVDTQVVEQVVSKAINDWRKVTKQC encoded by the exons atGGTTTCCAGGGTTCACAAGAGAACAGCAGTGTATAGGAGAATACAACAGCTTCGTTCTATCACTAACTCCCATGCG CGCCGTAAAACCTCTGTGATATTAGATGCATCGAAGTACATACGTGGTTTAAAGCAGAAGTTGCAAGAATTGAACCAATTAGCAGTTGCTGCAACTCAAAAAGACATTGAGTATGGTCCAATGCCTATG CTTAAAGTGGAACAACAAGAGGAGGGGTATCTGATCAAGGTGTTGAGTCAAAGGAGTTGCCAGGGGTTGTTGGCGTTTATATTGGAAGCCTTTGAAAGGCTTGGTCTTGTGGTGCTCCAGGCTAGGGCTTCTTGTGTGGAGAGCTTTTGTTTAGAAGCATTTGGAATCAAA GAGAGCAATGAAGATACCCGTCTTGTGGATACACAAGTAGTTGAGCAAGTTGTATCTAAAGCTATAAATGATTGGAGGAAAGTTACAAAGCAATGTTGA